The genomic segment GCCCAAAAATTCCAGGTTTTGCAACAGAAAGTTTTAAAGGCAGGCTGGTTTGTCCTCCTGAGATAAAAATAAGAACAAATACCACAAGGGAAACAAAACCAAGCCCTGCGGCAGGGAACCACTGGCTGAGGGGAATAATCCTTTCTTCAATCCCTTCCGTTTTGAGCATCATTATAATAAAAAGAAACAAAATCATGATTGCCCCGGCATAGATAATTACCTCAAGGGCTGCCAGAAGAGGCGCTCCCATAAGATAAAACAACATTGCACTGCCAAAAAACGAAATAACCAGAT from the Desulfonema limicola genome contains:
- a CDS encoding NADH-quinone oxidoreductase subunit J; amino-acid sequence: MTIYSVLFYIISAVVIVSTGMAVTRYNLVHAVVYLVISFFGSAMLFYLMGAPLLAALEVIIYAGAIMILFLFIIMMLKTEGIEERIIPLSQWFPAAGLGFVSLVVFVLIFISGGQTSLPLKLSVAKPGIFGHYLFQQHWLSIEIASLLLLVALIGVLHMGMSRDDKHKNN